One Pseudomonas fluorescens genomic region harbors:
- a CDS encoding carboxymuconolactone decarboxylase family protein encodes MKVSSATISEGAAAVSPALAHNTDALLFGEVWKRPGLSPRDRSLVTVAVLIARGQTAEMAAHFSLALDNGVTPLELSETLNHLAFYSGWGNAAAALPIAAEVFAARDIRVEQLAPVAPSLLPLDEASEADRVQRVNSAVGSVAPGLVEFTTKALFRDLWLRPGLAPRDRSLITVSSLVANGQVAQVGYHLNRAMDNGLSQPEAAEMITQLAFYAGWPNAFSAVPVFKEVFSQRTQG; translated from the coding sequence ATGAAAGTTTCTTCTGCAACGATTTCCGAGGGCGCCGCTGCCGTCTCGCCGGCATTGGCCCATAACACCGATGCGCTGTTGTTTGGCGAAGTGTGGAAACGCCCGGGGCTGTCGCCTCGCGACCGCAGTCTGGTGACGGTCGCGGTATTGATCGCGCGCGGGCAAACCGCCGAGATGGCCGCGCATTTCAGCCTGGCGCTGGACAACGGCGTCACGCCGCTGGAGTTGTCCGAAACACTCAATCATCTGGCGTTCTATTCCGGCTGGGGCAATGCCGCGGCGGCGCTGCCGATTGCCGCAGAGGTGTTCGCCGCGCGCGACATTCGCGTCGAGCAACTGGCGCCGGTTGCCCCGTCGTTACTGCCACTGGACGAGGCCAGTGAAGCGGATCGCGTGCAGCGCGTGAATTCGGCAGTGGGTTCTGTGGCGCCGGGCCTGGTCGAGTTCACCACCAAGGCGTTGTTCCGTGATCTTTGGTTGAGGCCCGGTCTGGCGCCGCGCGATCGCAGCCTGATCACGGTCAGTTCGCTGGTGGCGAACGGGCAGGTGGCGCAGGTCGGTTACCACCTCAATCGCGCGATGGACAACGGCTTGAGCCAGCCCGAAGCCGCGGAAATGATCACCCAACTGGCTTTCTATGCCGGCTGGCCGAATGCATTTTCGGCCGTGCCGGTGTTCAAGGAAGTGTTCAGTCAGCGCACGCAAGGCTGA
- a CDS encoding TetR/AcrR family transcriptional regulator: protein MKPTYDDTRQHLLDTGHRMMAEKGFTSVGLNEILQTAGVPKGSFYHYFKSKELYGQALLADYFVCYLADMERRLTLPGLSAYERLMDYWQGWQNRCTLEGHGDECLVVKLSAEVADLSEAMRLTLRDGAEQVVARITLCIEQGQADNSLPTRDARHLAETLYQLWLGASLLNKLQRTGQSLQTSMAMTRQLLAV from the coding sequence ATGAAACCAACCTACGATGACACCCGCCAACACTTGCTCGATACCGGCCACCGGATGATGGCCGAGAAGGGCTTCACCAGTGTCGGCCTCAACGAGATCCTGCAAACCGCCGGTGTGCCCAAGGGGTCGTTCTACCACTACTTCAAATCCAAGGAGTTGTACGGCCAGGCTTTGCTGGCCGACTACTTTGTTTGCTACCTCGCCGATATGGAGCGGCGCCTGACGCTGCCGGGGCTCAGCGCTTACGAGCGTCTGATGGATTACTGGCAGGGCTGGCAGAACCGTTGCACCCTCGAAGGGCACGGTGATGAATGTCTGGTGGTGAAGCTTAGCGCCGAAGTTGCCGACTTGTCGGAAGCGATGCGCCTGACCTTGCGTGATGGCGCCGAGCAAGTGGTGGCGCGCATCACGCTGTGCATCGAACAAGGCCAGGCGGACAACAGTTTGCCCACACGCGATGCCCGGCATCTGGCGGAAACCTTGTATCAACTCTGGCTGGGCGCAAGTCTGCTGAACAAATTGCAGCGCACCGGGCAGTCGCTGCAAACCTCGATGGCGATGACCCGGCAACTGTTGGCCGTGTGA
- a CDS encoding type 1 glutamine amidotransferase domain-containing protein: MKILMVLTSHDELGNTGKKTGFWLEEFAAPYYAFTDAGAQVTLVSPAGGQPPLDPKSDEPGAQTAETDRFRKDPAAQQALANTGLLAEVSADDFDAVFYPGGHGPLWDLAEDKHSIALIEAFDRSNKPHGFVCHAPGVLRHVLTADGKPLVQHREVTGFTNAEEAAVGLTDVVPFLIEDEFQRLGGYYSKVADWQVHVVADGQLVTGQNPASSAAVAKKLLEMLG, translated from the coding sequence ATGAAAATCCTGATGGTTTTGACGTCTCACGATGAACTCGGCAACACCGGCAAGAAAACCGGATTCTGGCTGGAAGAATTTGCCGCCCCCTACTACGCCTTCACAGATGCCGGCGCACAAGTGACCCTGGTTTCACCGGCCGGTGGCCAGCCGCCGCTGGACCCGAAAAGCGACGAGCCTGGTGCGCAGACCGCCGAAACCGATCGCTTCCGCAAAGACCCGGCCGCGCAACAAGCCTTGGCCAACACCGGCCTCCTGGCCGAGGTCAGCGCCGACGACTTCGACGCCGTGTTCTATCCGGGTGGTCATGGCCCGCTGTGGGATCTGGCCGAAGACAAACACTCGATCGCGTTGATCGAAGCGTTTGACCGCAGCAACAAGCCCCACGGTTTTGTCTGCCATGCGCCGGGCGTGTTGCGCCATGTCCTCACCGCAGATGGCAAACCGCTGGTGCAGCACCGCGAAGTCACCGGTTTCACCAACGCCGAAGAAGCGGCGGTCGGCCTCACGGACGTGGTGCCGTTTCTGATCGAAGACGAGTTCCAGCGTCTGGGCGGGTATTACTCGAAAGTCGCTGACTGGCAGGTACACGTAGTCGCCGATGGGCAACTGGTGACTGGCCAGAATCCTGCGAGCTCCGCCGCTGTCGCGAAAAAACTGCTGGAGATGCTCGGCTGA
- a CDS encoding alkene reductase — protein MNNSSFFSPTTLGHHTLKNRIVLPPLTRQRSTQPGNVANELMAEYYQQRAGAGLLVTEGTQIEPRGQGYAWTPGIHSAEQIAGWRKVTDAVHAVDGLIFAQLWHVGRVSHTALQPGAAAPVSASAVATDRVSVFIETSPGAGELVAPSAPRALSTDEVQEMVQLYIQAARNAMDAGFDGIELHCANGYLVNQFISAHSNLRDDQYGGSLHNRLRFLREVVSGVAECIGKEKVGVRFAPLFTTTDEARTYLGLVEEDPHHTYIEAIKVLEDVGIAYLSIAEADWDNAPAMPLTFRQAVRDTFSGAIIYAGRYNAESGAQLLDSGLADCVAFGRPFMANPDLPARIANGWPLNALNPATVYGGGAEGYVDYPTFGG, from the coding sequence ATGAATAACAGCAGTTTCTTCTCGCCCACAACGCTGGGCCATCACACCCTGAAAAACCGCATCGTCCTGCCGCCGCTGACCCGTCAGCGCAGTACGCAACCGGGCAACGTCGCCAATGAATTGATGGCCGAGTATTACCAACAGCGCGCTGGCGCCGGATTGCTCGTTACCGAAGGCACGCAGATCGAACCCCGTGGCCAGGGTTACGCTTGGACGCCGGGCATCCACAGCGCCGAGCAAATCGCCGGATGGCGCAAAGTCACCGACGCCGTGCATGCCGTCGACGGGCTGATTTTCGCCCAGTTGTGGCACGTCGGCCGAGTCTCCCACACCGCGTTGCAACCCGGCGCAGCGGCTCCGGTGTCGGCCTCGGCGGTGGCCACGGATCGCGTCAGTGTATTCATCGAAACCTCCCCCGGCGCAGGCGAACTGGTTGCGCCATCGGCGCCGCGCGCGTTGAGCACCGACGAAGTTCAGGAGATGGTGCAGCTCTATATTCAAGCGGCGCGCAATGCCATGGACGCCGGGTTCGACGGCATCGAATTGCACTGCGCCAATGGCTATCTGGTGAACCAGTTCATTTCGGCGCACAGCAACTTGCGCGACGATCAATACGGCGGCTCGCTGCACAATCGCCTGCGCTTTCTGCGCGAAGTGGTGTCGGGCGTGGCCGAGTGCATCGGCAAGGAAAAAGTCGGCGTGCGGTTCGCCCCGCTGTTCACCACCACCGACGAAGCGCGGACTTACCTGGGCCTGGTCGAGGAGGATCCGCACCACACGTATATCGAAGCGATCAAAGTGCTGGAAGACGTCGGCATCGCGTATCTGTCGATTGCGGAAGCGGATTGGGACAACGCACCGGCGATGCCGCTGACATTTCGTCAGGCCGTGCGCGATACGTTCAGCGGCGCGATCATTTATGCCGGCCGCTACAACGCCGAGTCCGGCGCGCAATTGCTTGATTCCGGGCTGGCAGACTGTGTCGCGTTCGGCCGACCGTTCATGGCCAACCCGGATCTGCCAGCGCGAATCGCCAACGGCTGGCCACTGAATGCGCTGAACCCGGCGACCGTTTATGGCGGTGGCGCTGAAGGTTACGTGGACTATCCAACGTTCGGCGGTTGA
- a CDS encoding PAS domain-containing protein translates to MEILKQLTRAELESEVTRLRLAVEATCDAVWDWDLKTDQVIWNDSLQQAYGFAPTAIEPTCDWRFAQIHTQDRARVTSSIRSAIDGSGSTWSAEYRFLCHDGSYAEVLDRGHLIRNAEGQAERMIGAMLDLTRSRSAETALRQSEERFSAILETIETAFAIVDVKFDADDHPIDYFFVEANPAFERQAGVNLRGKWVTEFAPNLEKFWFETYGHVAKTGEPANFESYANTFERWFDVRAVRVGDPAHRQIGIFFSDVTERRNAQERLRISEAVARENVERVQLALAAGAIIGTWHWHLPSDRFSVDEAFAQVFNLDPALGRDGLSLAQVAMSVHPDDRDGLTCAINEVIARGGAYSHQYRVLGADGNYTWIEANGRVECAEDGTPMRFPGVLIDVEDRRNVEAERDRVTAALQALNDTLEQRVSARTAELMQAEEKLRQSQKMEAVGQLTGGLAHDFNNLLAGICASLELMDKRIAQGRLNDVDKYMLIAQDAARRATALTHRLLAFSRRQTLDPRPTEINSLIAGITELIQRTVGPSIRLNTVAAADLWPALVDASQLENALLNLCINARDAMPDGGNITVETANRTLDSESARALDIPAGQYLCLCVRDTGAGMSADVIAKAFDPFFTTKPLGQGTGLGLSMIYGFTKQSGGQVRVQSRVGQGTEMCIYLPRYRGEAQRPRDDIHSTATAHARAGETILVVDDESSVRLLLKDVLKDLGYNLLEAADSVEGLEVLRSSAVIDLLITDVGLPGGMNGRQMADAGRQIRPQLKTLFITGYAENSVIGSGQLGPGMQVLTKPFAVDTLVSRVSGLLAAGFD, encoded by the coding sequence GTGGAGATCCTGAAACAGCTTACTCGCGCGGAGCTTGAGTCCGAGGTCACACGCCTGCGCCTGGCGGTCGAGGCGACGTGCGACGCCGTCTGGGACTGGGATCTGAAAACCGACCAGGTCATCTGGAACGACTCCCTGCAACAGGCGTACGGCTTTGCGCCCACGGCCATCGAGCCAACCTGCGACTGGCGATTTGCGCAGATTCACACGCAGGATCGCGCGCGCGTGACGAGTTCGATTCGCTCGGCGATCGACGGCTCCGGCAGCACCTGGAGCGCTGAATACCGCTTTCTCTGCCATGACGGCTCGTACGCCGAAGTGCTCGATCGCGGTCATCTGATCCGCAATGCCGAGGGTCAGGCGGAGCGCATGATCGGCGCGATGCTCGACCTCACCCGCTCGCGCAGTGCCGAGACCGCACTGCGCCAAAGCGAAGAGCGCTTCAGCGCGATCCTGGAAACCATCGAGACGGCGTTCGCCATCGTCGACGTCAAATTCGACGCCGACGACCACCCCATCGATTACTTCTTCGTCGAGGCCAACCCGGCCTTCGAACGCCAGGCGGGCGTCAACCTGCGCGGCAAGTGGGTGACCGAGTTCGCGCCCAATCTGGAAAAATTCTGGTTCGAAACCTACGGTCATGTGGCCAAGACCGGTGAGCCGGCGAACTTCGAAAGTTACGCCAACACCTTTGAACGCTGGTTCGATGTGCGCGCCGTTCGTGTCGGCGACCCGGCGCACCGACAGATTGGAATTTTCTTCAGCGACGTCACCGAGCGCCGCAATGCGCAGGAGCGTTTGCGCATCAGCGAAGCGGTCGCGCGCGAGAACGTCGAACGCGTGCAACTGGCCCTCGCCGCGGGCGCGATCATCGGCACCTGGCATTGGCACCTGCCCTCGGATCGCTTTTCGGTGGATGAAGCGTTTGCCCAAGTCTTCAACCTCGATCCGGCACTGGGTCGCGATGGTCTGAGCCTGGCGCAAGTGGCGATGAGCGTGCACCCCGACGACCGCGATGGCCTGACCTGCGCGATCAACGAAGTGATTGCCCGCGGCGGTGCTTATTCGCACCAGTATCGCGTGCTCGGCGCGGACGGAAATTACACCTGGATCGAAGCGAACGGCCGCGTCGAATGCGCCGAGGACGGCACGCCGATGCGCTTTCCCGGCGTGCTGATCGATGTTGAAGACCGGCGCAATGTCGAAGCCGAGCGTGACCGGGTCACTGCTGCCTTGCAGGCGCTCAACGACACCCTCGAACAACGGGTATCGGCGCGCACCGCAGAGCTGATGCAAGCCGAGGAAAAGCTCCGCCAGTCGCAGAAGATGGAAGCCGTCGGCCAACTCACAGGAGGCCTGGCGCATGACTTCAACAATTTGCTGGCAGGCATCTGCGCCTCGCTGGAACTGATGGACAAACGCATCGCCCAGGGCCGGCTCAACGACGTCGACAAATACATGCTGATTGCCCAGGACGCGGCCAGACGTGCAACCGCCCTGACCCATCGTTTGCTGGCCTTCTCCCGACGTCAGACGCTTGATCCACGGCCCACGGAAATCAACTCGTTGATTGCCGGCATAACCGAGCTGATCCAGCGCACCGTCGGCCCGAGCATCCGCCTGAACACCGTCGCTGCAGCCGATCTATGGCCGGCCCTGGTGGATGCCAGTCAACTGGAAAACGCGTTGCTGAACCTGTGCATCAACGCCCGTGATGCCATGCCCGATGGCGGCAACATAACCGTGGAAACTGCCAATCGCACGCTGGACAGCGAATCGGCACGCGCGCTGGACATCCCTGCAGGGCAATACCTGTGTTTGTGCGTCAGAGACACCGGCGCCGGCATGAGCGCCGACGTCATCGCCAAGGCTTTCGACCCGTTCTTCACCACCAAACCGTTGGGCCAAGGCACTGGGCTGGGGCTGTCGATGATTTACGGTTTCACCAAACAATCCGGCGGCCAGGTGCGTGTCCAGTCACGAGTCGGTCAGGGCACCGAAATGTGCATTTACCTGCCGCGCTATCGCGGTGAGGCGCAGCGCCCTCGCGATGACATCCACAGCACAGCCACAGCGCACGCCCGCGCGGGCGAAACCATCCTCGTCGTCGACGATGAATCCTCGGTGCGCTTGCTGCTCAAAGATGTGCTCAAGGATCTTGGCTACAACCTGCTCGAGGCCGCCGACAGCGTCGAAGGACTGGAAGTATTGCGCTCGAGCGCGGTCATCGATTTGCTGATCACCGATGTCGGCTTGCCGGGCGGCATGAATGGCCGGCAGATGGCCGATGCGGGCCGGCAAATCCGCCCGCAACTGAAAACCCTGTTCATCACCGGGTATGCGGAAAATTCAGTGATCGGCAGCGGCCAGCTCGGGCCAGGGATGCAAGTGCTGACCAAGCCTTTCGCCGTCGACACGCTGGTGTCACGCGTCAGCGGTTTGCTCGCTGCCGGTTTCGACTGA